From the Candidatus Krumholzibacteriia bacterium genome, the window GGACTTTCTCGTCATCGGCTCGACCATCCCCTGGCACTGGAAATTCTGGACCGCACCGCTCGTGTCCAGCTGCATGGGCCGGCGCCTGCCCGGCTATCACGTCGAGCAGGCCTGCGCGACCGGTCTGCAGGCCACGCTCCTCGGCGCCGGGGAAGTCCAGAACGGCGCCCACGATGTGGTGGGGGTTCTCACCTTCGACCGCACCAGCGATTCGCCGGTCGGCGTGTTTCCGGAACGCCGCTCCTATGAGAGGACGCAGGCGATCAGCGATGTGTGGGACAACTTCGGTTTCGACCCCGCCACCGGCAACGCCATGATCACCACCGCCGGCATGGCGGCCCGCAAGCACAAGCTGGATCGCAAGGAAGTGGACGAGATCACGTTCCACCGCTATGCGCAGTACTTCCGGGCCAAGGAATCCGGTCTGCTCGACCGCGTGCTGGTTCCGCTCGAGGTGTTGAACGTTCAGGGACGGCCGCTGGGCCGGGTGGACGAGGACAAGGGCGTGCGCCAGGTGACGATGGAGTCCCTGGTCTCCATGCGCGAACTGGATACCTGTGTCACCAGCGGCACGCAGACACACGCCTCCGATGGAATGGCAGTGCTGCTCGTTGCCACGCCGGAGAAGGCCGCACAGTTGAGCCCGCGCCCGGAGATCGACATCCAGTTCGTCGCCAAAACAGAGATGAGAACCGCCCCGAGCCTCATGCCCGAGGCGCCCACGCTTGCGGTCAAGAAGCTGCTGGATCGAACCGGGCTCAGCATGAAGGACATGGCGGTGGTGAAGAACCACAACCCGTTCGCTGTCAACGACGCCATCTTTGCGCGCGTGATGGGCTACGACTGGCGCGCGATGAACAACACCGGTTGTCCGCTGGTGTGGGGGCACCCGCAGGGGCCCACGCTAACGCGGGTGATCATCGAAGCGCTGGAGGAAGCGGTGGATCTGGGCGGTGGTTACGTGCTCGTGTTCGGTTGTGCGGCCGGGGACGTGGGCATCGCATCGATACTGAAGGTGACGGAGAGGGGGGATCGGTAATGGCGAGCGCGGTAGAACAGATGAGACCGTCGACGCTCGGCACGCTGGGGCTGGGTTCCGTACTGGAGATCTTCGCGCGCGGGCGGCTGCCCGTGGACGCCGGCGAGCTGGTTGACCAGGTCTTCGGCAAGGAGGGTAAACGGGGTTCGCTCGTCATATCCGGAGCCAATGGCATCGTGGGCGCGGGGAAGACCATGCAGCTCGGCTCGCGGCTCGAACCGTTCGGGGTGCCGGTCGTGGCGCTCGATCTGGCGGGCGCGCCCGATGGTATCGGCAGGCAGTACGAAGGGCTGGTGCGCTCCTTTGGTCCCGCCCGGGCGGCCCGGATCATGGAGAACGTCATCCGGGTGACCTACGACGGCAAGCGCCTGCCCCCGCGCCTCAAGGACCTCTCGCCACGGTTTCTGCTCGAGGCGATCCCGGAGATCCTCGACCTCAAGAAGGCGCACTACGAGATGTTCCGCGCGGAGTTTCCCGATATCCACATCAAGTCGGTGACGTCCGGTTTTCCGTCGTCGGAACTCGGTGTGGGTATCGCGCACCCCGCCTTCCCGCACGAGATCAACAAGATCTACGAAATCGTCGAATCGGACACCACACCGGCCACACAGTTGCTGTGGGCCCTCGGACTCATTCCCGTTCCGGTGAGCGACGACTGGTCGTTCGTGCTCGACGTGCTCTTCTGCGGCCTCACCCTCTCGGGCCTGCGGTATCACCGGGCATCCAACATGCCCTTCTGGAAGATCGACAAGTACATCCGCCGCGAGGTCGGACCGAATCCGTTCCGGGCGCACGATGCCATCGGTGCAAAGGGCGCCAACTTCCTGACGTGGTCGTGCCTCCATCATCTGGGCGAACACTACGGGGAGTTGTTCACGCCCACGCCCGACCTGGTCGCGCACAAGGACAGCGGTGAAGGGTGGTACCCGCCCAACCACTTCCGGCCCGTCGTCAACTGGACGCTGGATGACGCGGAAGAAGAGGAACTGCGGACATGGATCCTCGGGCCGGTCTACCAGATGACGAGCCTGATGCTCCATGAAAAGCGGGGCCACCTCGCTCATATCAACATCATCGGCGAGTTGTGTGCGCAGTTCCGCAGCGGCGTCCTGGCCGACATCCGCCGGCGCGGGGCGAAGGAAGTGAGCGGGATTGTCGCCGCCTATCATGCCGCGCATCCGGCGGCCGCAAAGAGCGCCTGGTATCCGGGTGCCTTCGAAGCGATCGGCGAGCCGGAGTGGCAGCAGCTCTACGTCAATGCCGAACACGATGGAAAGGCGGGCGTGATCACGATCGGGCGCGAGAGCTACAACAGCGACGTGGACGCGGAACTGAACCGCGCCATCGACT encodes:
- a CDS encoding thiolase family protein — encoded protein: DFLVIGSTIPWHWKFWTAPLVSSCMGRRLPGYHVEQACATGLQATLLGAGEVQNGAHDVVGVLTFDRTSDSPVGVFPERRSYERTQAISDVWDNFGFDPATGNAMITTAGMAARKHKLDRKEVDEITFHRYAQYFRAKESGLLDRVLVPLEVLNVQGRPLGRVDEDKGVRQVTMESLVSMRELDTCVTSGTQTHASDGMAVLLVATPEKAAQLSPRPEIDIQFVAKTEMRTAPSLMPEAPTLAVKKLLDRTGLSMKDMAVVKNHNPFAVNDAIFARVMGYDWRAMNNTGCPLVWGHPQGPTLTRVIIEALEEAVDLGGGYVLVFGCAAGDVGIASILKVTERGDR